One part of the Candidatus Zixiibacteriota bacterium genome encodes these proteins:
- a CDS encoding glycosyltransferase family 2 protein: MEKILIIIPAFNESENIRQVVDEIRASQPSANIAVVNDCSTDNTESVVREIGETLLPLPYNLGIGGAVQTGLMYARDNRFDIAVQVDGDGQHPAGEIEKLLGPIRSGDADVVIGSRFLGTGDFKSTFTRRIGIRIIEIMNRMLTGVAVTDNTSGFRAYNSGAIEFLSTTYPQDYPEPVAVVELYRNGFRINEVAVEMRERQKGTSSIGALGSIYYMIKVLVANLIAVSRKPMAKEGD; encoded by the coding sequence ATGGAGAAGATACTAATAATAATCCCGGCATTCAATGAGTCGGAGAACATCCGTCAAGTGGTCGATGAGATCCGGGCATCACAACCCTCGGCGAATATTGCCGTGGTAAATGACTGCTCGACGGATAATACGGAGAGTGTAGTCAGAGAGATCGGCGAGACCCTGCTGCCTCTTCCGTATAATCTCGGCATAGGCGGAGCCGTTCAGACCGGATTGATGTATGCGCGTGACAATCGGTTCGACATTGCAGTTCAAGTCGACGGCGACGGTCAACACCCGGCTGGTGAGATTGAAAAATTATTGGGACCGATCCGCTCTGGCGATGCAGACGTTGTCATCGGTTCCAGATTCCTCGGCACCGGCGATTTCAAGAGCACGTTCACAAGACGAATCGGCATACGGATAATCGAGATCATGAACAGGATGCTCACCGGTGTTGCGGTTACCGACAACACGTCCGGATTCAGGGCTTACAATTCAGGTGCGATAGAATTTCTTTCTACAACATATCCTCAGGATTATCCTGAACCCGTCGCGGTAGTCGAACTGTACAGAAATGGTTTCAGGATAAACGAAGTGGCCGTCGAAATGCGCGAGCGACAGAAAGGGACATCGTCAATCGGGGCGCTTGGATCGATCTACTATATGATAAAAGTATTGGTAGCAAACCTGATTGCAGTCTCTCGCAAACCAATGGCGAAGGAGGGTGATTGA